Proteins from a single region of Bradyrhizobium diazoefficiens:
- a CDS encoding HAD family hydrolase: MKKTALITDLDNTLFDWVDLWFNCFSSMLDSIAEISGITREKLIPEIAAVHRRHGTSEYSFLIEEIPSLQNTLRGRRAVDVFAPAIDIYRRKRREHLKLFPTVAETLLQIKGKGTRIIGYTESMAFYSNYRIRRLGLDGVLDYVFCPEDHTLPDGLSEADLRNYPASHYALKCTEQEFTPRGSKKPATAVLESIIADLKLNKRECVYIGDSLHKDVAMALDCGVEDAWAKYGQAHRRSEYNLLIDVTHWPPEEVQREQLIKQRDINPTHVLDESFSQLLSTFEFGDFHG; this comes from the coding sequence ATGAAAAAGACTGCGCTTATTACCGATCTCGACAACACGCTTTTTGACTGGGTGGACCTTTGGTTCAACTGCTTTTCCTCGATGTTGGACAGCATCGCAGAGATTAGTGGAATAACCCGAGAGAAGCTCATTCCGGAGATCGCAGCCGTGCATCGAAGGCACGGAACGTCGGAGTATTCATTCCTGATCGAAGAAATCCCATCCCTTCAGAATACGCTCCGGGGGCGCCGCGCTGTAGATGTGTTTGCTCCCGCGATCGATATCTACCGGCGCAAACGACGTGAGCACCTGAAGCTATTTCCCACCGTTGCTGAAACCTTGCTCCAAATCAAAGGCAAAGGCACGCGGATCATTGGCTATACCGAGTCAATGGCCTTCTATTCGAACTATCGAATTCGACGTCTCGGACTGGATGGCGTACTCGACTACGTCTTCTGTCCAGAGGACCACACGCTGCCCGACGGGCTAAGCGAAGCAGACCTCCGCAACTACCCTGCCTCTCACTACGCGCTTAAATGTACCGAGCAAGAGTTCACACCACGCGGTTCAAAAAAGCCGGCTACTGCCGTGCTGGAGTCGATCATTGCAGACCTGAAGTTGAACAAGCGTGAGTGTGTGTATATCGGAGACAGTCTTCACAAAGACGTCGCCATGGCTCTCGATTGCGGCGTAGAAGACGCTTGGGCCAAATATGGACAAGCCCATCGGCGCTCCGAATACAATCTATTGATCGATGTCACACATTGGCCGCCGGAGGAAGTGCAACGCGAACAACTTATAAAGCAACGAGATATCAACCCGACCCATGTATTAGATGAAAGCTTCTCGCAACTCCTGAGCACATTTGAGTTCGGAGATTTCCATGGCTAG
- a CDS encoding phasin gives MTGATDPFSASIIPFEVPEQMRAFAEKGVSQARETYAKFKDAAETHNGTVEAVFATASKGASEYTAKLMEFAKANTTAHLDFTQELLGTKSPTDAFQLWTGHARQQLETFQAQAKELVELTQRIASETAEPIKAGASKLYPPAA, from the coding sequence ATGACAGGTGCGACTGATCCGTTTTCTGCCTCGATCATTCCGTTCGAGGTTCCCGAGCAGATGCGTGCGTTCGCCGAAAAGGGCGTTTCGCAGGCCCGTGAGACCTACGCCAAGTTCAAGGACGCCGCCGAAACCCATAACGGCACCGTCGAGGCCGTGTTCGCCACGGCCTCAAAGGGCGCCAGCGAGTACACCGCCAAGCTGATGGAGTTCGCGAAGGCCAATACCACGGCCCATCTCGACTTCACCCAGGAGCTGCTCGGCACCAAATCGCCGACCGACGCCTTCCAGCTCTGGACCGGCCACGCCCGCCAGCAGCTCGAGACCTTCCAGGCCCAGGCCAAGGAGCTCGTCGAGCTGACCCAGCGCATCGCCTCCGAGACCGCCGAGCCGATCAAGGCCGGCGCCTCGAAGCTCTATCCGCCCGCCGCCTGA